A part of Manduca sexta isolate Smith_Timp_Sample1 chromosome 10, JHU_Msex_v1.0, whole genome shotgun sequence genomic DNA contains:
- the LOC115441905 gene encoding uncharacterized protein LOC115441905, with the protein MHTLIVATLAAVASAMPSYIAVPADQIAFVDLSALRVRRVPRQTLSPPQPQALYSQEYQPIPIQYQQQPLALAPPEPEPGRLVRLQPQDPVGAATLGSPGAHLAERPPDFGEYVDFGAHTGDHGAFGWYADYPVNNHEDSGYRK; encoded by the exons CATACATTAATAGTAGCTACGCTTGCCGCGGTCGCGTCTGCGATGCCGTCATACATCGCCGTGCCGGCTGACCAGATCGCGTTCGTGGACCTCTCAGCGCTGCGGGTGAGGAGGGTCCCTCGTCAGACCCTGTCGCCGCCGCAACCACAAGCGTTGTACAGCCAGGAGTACCAGCCCATACCCATACAATACCAACAGCAAC CCCTGGCCCTTGCTCCACCAGAACCAGAACCTGGAAGGCTTGTGCGTCTTCAACCACAGGATCCGGTAGGCGCAGCCACGCTAGGGTCTCCAGGTGCCCACCTTGCAGAACGGCCTCCAGACTTCGGGGAGTATGTCGACTTTGGCGCCCACACCGGGGACCATGGCGCTTTTGGTTGGTACGCTGACTACCCTGTCAATAACCACGAGGATTCTGGATATAGGAAGTAG
- the LOC115441922 gene encoding uncharacterized protein LOC115441922, translating to MDSGRLDMVPTGTVNLDTVRALHQTVVSLRTALEVSKNELKALKEKYKEHSCVEYEDVIEKLTLENHILRRKIIDSGGEKDLNQQNIQLEVTYSPKTDVEGSDIIIKTATENIESEREVPEQSHLVQEFDSTSEEGNNYSSAVNNAQASESQTVTPDITPRDEAHNTEQDYSQITSLPQQEEEKQPSFKTKLELLSKFDVRIKVRTLTDGGAPSTSDSDSTEEKKDTELDFKPNLHFKEKRKHFEDFEDPKGNKIHFQTVSSENIKMAVPNEGDVKSKTDKFDVQVRITSEENLVVKDNVERNRRKDTLNLDVDDLSLRSLSEGDNSVFSEGGTTPADARTGAGEDKMEQEASGNESEEVDDIELIFTTDESKDMSNLQEDLVSIRETDQWAPNSASTTNSTPVLIKFHTLDPDFQPGHETDNAENENQENSSLQNVISDSSLKIKRVSLPNDKEIRHVAFNSKGSLDLPGRGILKSFDNKSDNMLYRKSPNASTRRLDSVDSLTCEYNRGLSFDNTKSSSFELGSSMDILHRDESVDCFQRTGRLGHRFSVFAERDISKCGTSEDDLTVNLNARRNTCPNPFQYSVYGRPASRWGGGPGAAGGGLGTRPTTGRWRAVTRESGAPRRDNGAQTELSALPPRWTSEGYLAHKMGVYVAAPTLPQRAGGAGGAGRAGGAHVARAARTDEARRVLLSDIGFTSMVPELSRSADPVWALSKRLPNVDESTTNSTAKFLSRGSFRSPCLSIDRSGDSTPYPNYASSSKEPRAWRSSLPDVRRDDTDELLHEAELYLRSSIDNLRSTALDVDKPGDQSSVTGQPYIPAEPRHLRLGHTVKVITPYGRIAVGRVRYVGIAGGSAASSSVVVGTELPASHAAIRNDGTHCGRRYFLAAPGCTALFVPFNKVVMAWAN from the exons ATGGATAGTGGCCGACTGGATATGGTCCCCACTGGGACTGTTAACTTGGACACAGTGAGAGCACTGCATCAGACAGTTGTCTCACTGAGGACTGCATTGGAAGTGTCTAAGAATGAACTGAAGGCGTTAAAAGAGAAATACAAAGAGCACTCTTGTGTAGAGTATGAAGATGTTATAGAAAAGTTGACACTAGAGAATCATATTCTGAGAAGGAAAATAATTGATTCGGGAGGCGAAAAGGATTTGAACCAACAAAATATTCAATTGGAAGTCACTTATAGTCCTAAAACTGATGTTGAAGGTAgtgacataataataaaaactgctACTGAAAATATTGAGTCAGAAAGGGAAGTCCCTGAGCAGAGTCACTTGGTACAAGAATTTGATTCAACATCAGAAGAAGGCAACAATTATAGTTCTGCAGTAAACAACGCACAAGCATCAGAATCACAAACAGTTACTCCGGATATCACTCCGCGAGACGAAGCGCACAATACTGAGCAAGATTACAGTCAAATAACAAGTCTTCCACAGCAGGAAGAAGAGAAACAGCcaagttttaaaactaaactagaATTGCTGTCAAAGTTTGATGTACGAATCAAAGTAAGAACCTTGACTGACGGTGGTGCTCCCAGCACGTCAGACAGTGATTCTACAGAAGAAAAAAAGGATACTGAATTAGATTTTAAGCCTAATCTTCATTTCAAAGAAAAGAGAAAgcattttgaagattttgaagaCCCCAAAGGGAATAAGATACATTTTCAAACAGTTTCATCTGAGAATATTAAAATGGCCGTGCCAAATGAAGGTGATGTCAAGTCGAAAACTGATAAGTTTGACGTGCAAGTACGTATAACGTCTGAGGAGAATCTTGTTGTAAAGGACAATGTTGAGAGAAACCGAAGGAAAGACACGCTCAATTTGGATGTTGATGATTTGAGCCTGCG ATCTTTGTCAGAAGGCGATAACTCAGTATTCTCTGAGGGTGGTACAACTCCAGCAGATGCTAGGACAGGCGCTGGGGAGGATAAAATGGAGCAGGAGGCGAGTGGGAATGAGTCAGAGGAGGTGGACGATATAGAACTCATATTTACCACTGATGAGTCAAAGGATATGAGCAATTTGCAG GAGGATCTCGTCTCAATACGAGAGACGGACCAATGGGCGCCAAATTCCGCGTCCACCACAAACTCAACGCCGGTCCTCATAAAGTTCCACACTCTAGACCCCGACTTCCAACCAGGCCACGAAACGGACAACGCGGAAAATGAAAATCAAGAAAATAGCAGTTTGCAGAACGTCATATCTGACTCCTCGTTGAAGATCAAACGGGTGTCTTTACCCAACGATAAAGAGATCAGACATGTCGCGTTCAACAGCAAGGGGAGCTTGGACCTACCCGGCCGGGGTATCTTGAAGAGTTTCGACAACAAATCAGATAATATGTTGTACAGGAAAAGTCCTAACGCCAGTACTAGAAGGTTGGATAGTGTGGACAGCCTAACCTGCGAGTATAATAGAGGCTTGAGTTTCGACAATACCAAGTCTTCGAGTTTCGAACTTGGGTCTAGCATGGACATCCTACACAGGGATGAGAGTGTGGATTGTTTCCAAAGGACAGGACGGTTGGGGCATCGGTTTTCCGTTTTCGCTGAGAGGGATATATCCAAGTGCGGTACTTCGGAGGATGATTTGACTGTGAATTTGAATGCCAGGAGGAATACGTGCCCAAATCCTTTTCAGTATAg TGTGTACGGTAGGCCAGCGAGTCGCTGGGGCGGCGGGCCTGGCGCTGCTGGCGGGGGGCTGGGGACCCGCCCCACCACGGGCAGGTGGCGCGCAGTAACTAGGGAGAGTGGCGCGCCCAGGCGGGACAACGGCGCTCAGACTGAACTATCAGCACTGCCACCAAGATGGACGTCTGAGGGATATTTGGCGCATAAG ATGGGCGTGTATGTCGCGGCGCCGACGCTGCCGCAGCGCGCGGGcggtgcgggcggcgcgg gGCGCGCGGGCGGCGCACACGTGGCCCGCGCCGCGCGCACCGACGAGGCGCGGCGCGTGCTGCTCAGCGACATCG GGTTTACTTCAATGGTGCCGGAGTTGTCCCGCTCAGCGGACCCCGTGTGGGCGTTGTCCAAACGGCTGCCCAATGTGGACGAGTCGACCACTAACTCCACAGCCAA gttCTTATCTCGCGGCTCATTCCGGTCTCCATGCCTCAGTATTGACAGGAGCGGGGACTCGACACCATACCCAAACTACGCGTCTTCGTCTAAAG AgccgcgcgcgtggcgcagctCGCTGCCCGACGTGCGGCGCGACGACACGGACGAGCTGCTGCACGAGGCCGAGCTCTACCTGCGCAGCTCCATCGACAACCTGCGCTCCACGGCGCTCGATG tGGACAAACCCGGCGATCAGTCCTCGGTGACCGGCCAGCCTTACATTCCCGCAGAGCCGCGTCACCTGCGGCTCGGACACACCGTCAAAGTGATCACACCTTACGGACGCATAGCCGTCGGACGTGTCAG ATACGTGGGCATAGCGGGTGGCAGTGCAGCGAGCAGCAGTGTAGTGGTGGGGACGGAGCTCCCCGCCTCCCACGCGGCCATCCGCAACGACGGGACCCACTGCGGCCGCCGGTACTTCCTGGCCGCGCCGGGCTGTACAGCACTCTTTGTCCCATTCAACAAAGTCGTCATGGCCTGGGCTAACTAA